One Deltaproteobacteria bacterium DNA segment encodes these proteins:
- a CDS encoding NIPSNAP family protein translates to MIIEMRTYTLKPGKTPDFEKAFEEGLQHRAKISPLGAFFHSEVGQLNQVIHIWPYESFAEKDRIGAEARATGHWPPKVRDFMVTQESKVFQPAPFSPPLEPREMGNIYEIRTYTVHPGLIPDLIKRWEDCIEDRVKISPLAAAWFTTYGALNQWVHIWPYKDMGERSRLRADAMKLPNWPPTTREMLLHQENSIVVPASFSPLH, encoded by the coding sequence ATGATCATCGAGATGAGAACCTACACGCTCAAGCCCGGCAAGACGCCGGATTTCGAGAAGGCTTTCGAGGAAGGGCTGCAGCACCGCGCCAAGATCTCCCCGCTGGGGGCGTTCTTTCACTCGGAGGTGGGGCAACTGAACCAGGTCATCCACATCTGGCCCTACGAGAGCTTCGCGGAAAAGGACCGCATCGGCGCCGAGGCCCGGGCCACCGGCCACTGGCCGCCCAAGGTTCGCGACTTCATGGTAACCCAGGAGAGCAAGGTCTTTCAGCCCGCGCCCTTCTCCCCGCCGCTGGAGCCGCGCGAGATGGGCAACATCTACGAGATCCGCACCTACACGGTGCATCCCGGCCTGATCCCGGACCTGATCAAGCGCTGGGAGGACTGCATCGAGGACCGGGTCAAGATCTCGCCCCTGGCGGCCGCCTGGTTCACCACCTACGGCGCGCTCAACCAGTGGGTGCACATCTGGCCGTACAAGGACATGGGCGAACGCTCCCGGCTGCGCGCCGATGCCATGAAGCTCCCCAACTGGCCGCCCACCACTCGCGAGATGCTGCTCCACCAGGAAAACTCCATCGTCGTGCCGGCGTCGTTCTCGCCGCTGCACTAG
- a CDS encoding HigA family addiction module antitoxin, whose protein sequence is MAMQNPPHPGGLVKRQCLEPLGLSVTRAARGLGVTRQALSELVNERTGISVDMAIRLSKAFGSTPETWLGMQMAYDLWRARERADQMKVESFAAA, encoded by the coding sequence ATGGCGATGCAAAATCCTCCCCATCCCGGAGGGCTCGTAAAGCGGCAGTGCCTGGAACCACTGGGGCTTTCCGTCACCCGTGCTGCTCGGGGCCTCGGCGTGACGCGTCAGGCACTTTCCGAACTCGTGAATGAGCGAACGGGAATTTCCGTGGATATGGCCATACGACTGTCGAAGGCGTTCGGGTCGACCCCCGAGACTTGGCTCGGAATGCAGATGGCCTACGATCTTTGGCGGGCGCGGGAACGCGCCGATCAAATGAAGGTCGAGAGTTTTGCCGCGGCCTGA